In one Dreissena polymorpha isolate Duluth1 chromosome 7, UMN_Dpol_1.0, whole genome shotgun sequence genomic region, the following are encoded:
- the LOC127837171 gene encoding uncharacterized protein LOC127837171, protein MDTFSLSLESPIVVIGDASGSMQVAIRTSSIIAGLLTAICQAQLVFFNTEKIVPLYVPKNIEEVLNLAVEMQAEGGTTPAASLWPFYEKKEVVKTFIIVTDEEENGQSHGDYFHGLYQKYHNEVYPAKLVFVSFFHNQTSCGDMVPKLEANGHKPMRFIFDFAQPDLTKLDKMFGMVASGTTNFDDEIRQV, encoded by the exons ATGGACACGTTTAG CCTCTCTCTGGAGTCCCCAATAGTTGTGATAGGGGACGCGTCTGGCTCGATGCAAGTGGCGATAAGAACAAGTTCCATCATCGCAGGCCTGTTGACAGCGATATGTCAAGCTCAACTGGTGTTCTTCAACACTGAAAAAATCGTCCCTCTATATGTTCCAAAGAACATTGAAGAG GTTCTAAACCTAGCTGTGGAGATGCAGGCGGAAGGTGGTACGACCCCTGCTGCCAGTCTGTGGCCTTTCTACGAGAAAAAGGAGGTCGTGAAGACGTTCATTATTGTGACCGATGAAGAAGAGAATGGCCAGAGTCATGGCGATTA CTTCCATGGCCTGTACCAGAAGTACCACAACGAAGTGTACCCAGCGAAGCTTGTATTCGTCTCATTTTTCCACAATCAGACTTCTTGCGGTGATATGGTACCCAAATTGGAAGCCAATGGCCACAAACCGATGCGGTTCATTTTCGACTTTGCCCAACCAGATTTGACGAAGCTGGACAAGATGTTCGGAATGGTTGCGTCCGGGACAACTAATTTTGATGACGAAATACGCCAGGTATAG